One Festucalex cinctus isolate MCC-2025b chromosome 3, RoL_Fcin_1.0, whole genome shotgun sequence DNA window includes the following coding sequences:
- the dnajb9a gene encoding dnaJ homolog subfamily B member 9a, whose translation MANAQSALKMAVCLLVMAELLLAKKDYYDILGVPKDATERQIKKAFHRLAMRYHPDKNNSPDAEVRFREIAEAYETLSDSTRRREYDQFGGGASYFTAGTQQRRSAHQPFSFNFDDIFKDFDVSNHNNRQARHGQHFDERSQRESAHGRHKRHFQGAGVFGDLFDDIEKMFAFHRHPTQTESVYHATSKQHCRTVTQRRGNMVTTYTDCTAS comes from the exons ATGGCTAACGCTCAGTCTGCTCTGAAGATGGCCGTGTGCCTCCTCGTGATGGCAGAGCTGCTTCTTGCCAAGAAGGACTACTACGACATACTGGGAGTACCAAAAGACGCCACTGAGCGGCAGATCAAGAAAGCTTTTCACAGGCTCGCCATGAGATATCACCCTGATAAGAACAACAGCCCTGACGCTGAAGTGAGATTCAGGGAAATTGCAGAAG cATATGAGACGTTATCTGACTCAACCAGAAGAAGAGAGTATGACCAGTTTGGTGGTGGCGCCTCTTATTTCACGGCAGGGACTCAACAAAGGCGGAGCGCGCACCAACCTTTCAGCTTTAATTTTGATGACATCTTCAAGGACTTTGACGTGTCCAACCACAACAACAGGCAAGCCCGGCACGGGCAACACTTTGATGAACGTTCCCAGAGGGAATCAGCCCACGGCCGACACAAAAGACACTTTCAAGGAGCCGGCGTCTTTGGCGACCTTTTCGACGACATCGAGAAGATGTTCGCCTTCCACAGGCACCCCACACAGACTGAAAGCGTGTACCACGCTACGTCCAAACAGCACTGTAGAACAGTGACGCAGCGCAGAGGGAATATGGTGACCACGTACACTGACTGCACTGCATCCTAG